One segment of Radiobacillus kanasensis DNA contains the following:
- a CDS encoding carbohydrate ABC transporter permease, which translates to MENQLNTTPNINLSRKSKKKSLRVGKVILYVFMATVGLLQLFPLLWLFDYSLLKSGEFFGEAIFQIPSPPEWSNYVSAFNQGNVLPYFFNSVLVTFVSVALTAIVSILLAYAFTRMKWRFSGLFMNIILLGMMIPIHATLLPNFIIFNEVGLLNSYWALILPYTAFNIPISMFIVTGFMETIPRSIEEAAVIDGAGIWRILFQVIFPITKPAIATISVVNFINCWNEFIMAYTFITMDTFKTLPFSIIQFVGQYSSDYGAQFAVMSLIAIPSIIMYLIFTDEINKGLMAGSIKG; encoded by the coding sequence ATGGAAAATCAATTGAATACAACACCAAACATAAACCTTTCTAGAAAGAGCAAAAAGAAGTCTTTACGTGTGGGAAAAGTCATCCTTTATGTTTTTATGGCAACTGTAGGCCTTTTACAGCTTTTCCCTCTTTTATGGTTATTTGATTATTCTTTATTAAAGAGTGGGGAATTTTTTGGTGAAGCCATTTTCCAAATTCCATCTCCACCGGAATGGAGTAACTATGTAAGTGCCTTTAATCAAGGGAATGTGCTTCCATACTTCTTTAATAGTGTATTGGTTACATTCGTTTCCGTTGCACTAACCGCTATTGTTTCTATTTTACTTGCCTATGCATTCACGAGGATGAAGTGGAGATTTAGTGGCCTGTTTATGAACATCATTTTGTTAGGAATGATGATTCCTATTCACGCTACGTTACTCCCGAACTTCATTATTTTTAATGAAGTAGGCTTGTTAAATAGCTATTGGGCATTGATTTTACCTTATACGGCTTTTAATATTCCTATCAGCATGTTTATCGTGACAGGATTTATGGAAACTATTCCACGATCCATTGAGGAAGCGGCCGTCATTGATGGGGCAGGTATTTGGAGAATTCTTTTCCAAGTGATTTTCCCGATTACGAAGCCAGCTATCGCGACAATCAGTGTCGTAAACTTTATCAACTGTTGGAATGAATTTATCATGGCCTACACGTTTATTACAATGGATACATTTAAAACATTACCATTTTCCATTATTCAGTTTGTCGGACAATATTCATCGGATTACGGGGCGCAATTTGCGGTTATGTCGCTTATTGCCATTCCATCTATTATTATGTACTTAATCTTTACAGATGAAATAAATAAAGGTTTAATGGCTGGTTCCATTAAAGGATAA
- a CDS encoding YesL family protein, which yields MGSLSGWLYRMCEWITRLVYVNLLWIGFSLIGLLLFGIGPATSSMFTVIRKWVRGQEDINVFSTFRKTYKKDFWKANLLSFLLIVGGCLLYIDFLFIGQLEGAVMSLLSGLLLLLTMLYIVIVLYVFPVFVHFELKPWQSIKYAIHLGVSSPLSMLIIVASLLLMYYVTVYIPAIIPFFSGSIVSFIIMYRADISLRKLETKYIPT from the coding sequence ATGGGAAGCTTGTCAGGCTGGTTATATAGAATGTGTGAATGGATTACACGGCTTGTTTACGTAAATTTGTTATGGATTGGATTTAGTTTGATTGGACTTCTCCTTTTTGGAATTGGCCCTGCTACATCCTCTATGTTTACGGTTATCCGCAAGTGGGTGAGAGGACAGGAGGATATAAACGTTTTCTCAACCTTTCGGAAGACATATAAAAAAGATTTTTGGAAAGCAAATTTACTTTCTTTCCTGCTTATAGTTGGCGGATGTTTACTCTATATAGATTTCTTATTCATTGGTCAGCTTGAAGGTGCGGTTATGAGTCTATTATCTGGATTGTTATTGCTATTAACTATGCTATATATCGTGATAGTCTTATACGTTTTTCCTGTGTTTGTTCATTTTGAACTAAAACCTTGGCAGTCTATAAAATACGCTATTCACCTCGGCGTATCATCACCATTGTCTATGCTAATTATAGTAGCAAGTTTGTTGTTGATGTATTATGTAACGGTTTATATCCCTGCTATTATCCCATTTTTTTCAGGAAGTATCGTGAGCTTCATCATCATGTACAGGGCTGATATTTCCTTGAGAAAATTAGAAACGAAATACATTCCAACATGA
- a CDS encoding 6-phospho-beta-glucosidase, whose amino-acid sequence MLSNNFLWGGAVAAHQLEGGWNKGGKGPSIVDVMTAGGKGIPRHITDGVFEGEYYPNHEAIDFYGNYKQDIALFAEMGFKCFRTSIAWTRIFPNGDELDPNEEGLQFYDNLFDELLKHGIEPVITLSHFEMPYHMAKEYGGFTNRKVVDFFVRYATTVMERYKGKVKYWMTFNEINNQTNTSSDIYGWTCSGVKYSDYENKEETMYQVAHHQLVASALVVKEGKEINPNFQIGCMVAFVPFYPFSCNPEDIMVATESMHERFFFPDVHVRGYYPNYILKEWERKGYNIRMEPQDSQILKEGTVDYIGLSYYMSNAVKVDAQTDTSKSTDGASQHSVPNPYVKASDWGWQIDPVGLRYTLVTLYERYELPLFVVENGFGAVDVVEEDGAIQDDYRIEYLASHIKELKKAVELDGVDIMGYTAWGCIDLVSFTTGEMKKRYGFIYVDRNNDGTGTLERRKKKSFDWYQKVIATNGEELSL is encoded by the coding sequence ATGTTATCAAACAACTTTTTATGGGGTGGTGCTGTAGCGGCTCACCAATTAGAAGGCGGATGGAATAAAGGAGGGAAAGGCCCCAGTATTGTAGATGTAATGACAGCTGGTGGAAAGGGGATTCCACGACATATTACTGATGGTGTGTTTGAAGGGGAATATTACCCGAACCATGAGGCGATAGACTTTTATGGGAATTACAAACAAGATATCGCTTTATTTGCCGAAATGGGGTTTAAATGTTTTCGTACAAGTATCGCCTGGACTAGAATTTTTCCAAACGGAGATGAACTAGACCCTAACGAAGAAGGTCTCCAATTTTACGATAATCTCTTCGATGAACTGCTGAAGCATGGGATTGAACCAGTTATCACACTAAGTCACTTCGAAATGCCTTACCACATGGCAAAAGAATATGGCGGTTTCACTAATAGAAAGGTCGTAGATTTTTTTGTTCGGTATGCAACGACGGTTATGGAACGATACAAAGGTAAGGTGAAATATTGGATGACCTTCAACGAAATTAATAATCAGACAAACACTTCGTCGGATATTTATGGTTGGACGTGTTCAGGTGTAAAATACTCCGACTATGAAAATAAGGAAGAAACGATGTACCAGGTTGCACACCATCAATTAGTAGCTAGTGCTCTCGTCGTCAAAGAAGGAAAAGAAATAAATCCAAATTTTCAAATCGGCTGTATGGTTGCTTTTGTTCCTTTTTACCCATTTTCGTGTAATCCCGAGGATATAATGGTTGCAACAGAATCCATGCATGAAAGGTTTTTCTTCCCCGATGTGCATGTAAGAGGCTATTATCCAAACTACATATTAAAAGAGTGGGAGCGAAAAGGATACAATATTCGAATGGAACCGCAAGACAGTCAGATTCTAAAAGAAGGCACGGTTGATTACATAGGATTAAGCTACTATATGTCGAATGCAGTTAAAGTGGATGCTCAAACGGATACGAGTAAGTCAACAGATGGTGCTTCCCAGCATTCCGTTCCCAATCCATATGTCAAGGCGAGTGACTGGGGCTGGCAAATTGACCCTGTTGGACTAAGATATACGCTAGTTACTTTATATGAGCGCTACGAACTTCCGTTATTTGTTGTGGAAAATGGATTTGGTGCTGTAGATGTCGTTGAAGAAGATGGCGCGATCCAGGATGACTATCGTATTGAATACTTAGCTTCCCATATTAAAGAACTGAAAAAAGCAGTTGAGCTTGATGGAGTGGACATAATGGGTTATACGGCTTGGGGATGTATTGACCTCGTTTCGTTTACGACAGGAGAAATGAAAAAACGTTATGGGTTTATTTACGTCGATCGGAACAATGATGGAACCGGGACGCTAGAAAGAAGGAAGAAGAAGTCCTTTGACTGGTACCAAAAGGTGATTGCTACAAATGGAGAAGAGCTGAGCTTGTGA
- a CDS encoding ROK family protein → MRKKYIAFDIGGTRVKHSLLFEDGTFIEKNQYNTSTTDLQQLLADMVRTIEQYKSSHRVCGIGISMPGFINIETGHAETAGSVTALEDKNLKTLLEQKVNLPVEVENDGNCVALAEMLNGNARDSQNFICITIGTGIGGGIVLNGSILHGHSFRGGEFGFMVTQKGANGREIWHHNGSTSSLVEEYKKLKGINPDSTIAGEVIFEEAAKDNRVNSLIDEWLSYVGCGIYNLAVTLNPEKILIGGGVSAQEDLLNLMRTQFEKLEFWENFRLPILRCKHKNDAGMLGALMHFLSRTENK, encoded by the coding sequence GTGAGAAAAAAATATATAGCATTTGATATAGGCGGAACAAGGGTCAAGCACTCTCTATTATTCGAGGACGGTACGTTCATTGAAAAAAATCAATACAATACATCGACTACTGATTTGCAACAATTATTAGCCGATATGGTACGAACGATTGAGCAATACAAATCCTCACATAGAGTTTGTGGAATTGGAATTAGTATGCCTGGTTTTATCAACATTGAAACGGGTCACGCAGAGACAGCTGGTAGTGTAACGGCTCTAGAAGATAAAAACTTAAAAACATTATTGGAGCAAAAAGTGAATCTTCCCGTAGAGGTGGAGAACGATGGCAACTGTGTAGCGTTAGCTGAAATGTTGAATGGAAATGCAAGGGATAGTCAGAATTTTATTTGCATTACCATAGGGACGGGGATTGGTGGAGGTATCGTTTTAAATGGTAGCATCCTTCATGGGCATTCGTTTAGAGGTGGAGAATTTGGCTTTATGGTTACCCAAAAAGGAGCTAATGGAAGAGAAATTTGGCATCATAATGGATCTACTAGTAGCTTAGTAGAGGAATATAAAAAGCTAAAAGGCATAAATCCGGATTCAACTATAGCAGGAGAGGTAATTTTTGAGGAAGCGGCTAAAGATAATCGAGTGAACAGTTTAATTGATGAATGGTTGTCGTATGTCGGTTGTGGAATATATAATTTAGCGGTCACTTTGAATCCAGAAAAGATATTAATTGGTGGTGGGGTCAGTGCTCAAGAGGACCTGTTAAATCTGATGCGGACGCAGTTCGAGAAGCTAGAATTCTGGGAGAATTTTCGATTGCCAATCCTGAGATGTAAGCATAAGAATGATGCAGGTATGCTTGGTGCATTAATGCATTTTTTGAGTAGAACGGAGAATAAATAA
- a CDS encoding DsbA family oxidoreductase translates to MKVEVWSDFVCPFCYIGKRRLENALEQFPHKDQVEVEFKSFQLDPNTPAYTEKHIYEALAAKYGSTIEQMEEMNKGLIQQAAEVGLTYNYDDMKPTNTFDAHRLTKFAKTVGKEAELTEKLLHAYFTESKNVGDIDTLADIAATVGIEKEKALEVLNDKSAYSQDVKADESMARQIGVTGVPFFVINNKYAISGAQPLETFAGALQKVWDEENPKPMFEDLSSENGAVCTDDSCAVPDRKE, encoded by the coding sequence ATGAAAGTGGAAGTATGGTCGGATTTTGTTTGTCCGTTTTGTTATATAGGAAAAAGAAGATTGGAAAATGCACTTGAGCAATTTCCACATAAAGATCAAGTAGAAGTTGAATTTAAAAGCTTTCAGCTGGACCCAAATACCCCTGCCTATACTGAAAAGCATATCTATGAAGCGTTAGCAGCAAAATATGGTTCTACTATCGAACAAATGGAGGAAATGAACAAAGGATTGATCCAACAAGCAGCGGAAGTTGGACTAACGTATAATTATGACGACATGAAGCCAACGAATACTTTTGATGCCCATCGTCTAACTAAATTTGCAAAAACCGTAGGAAAAGAAGCAGAGCTAACAGAAAAGCTTTTACATGCTTATTTCACAGAGTCTAAGAATGTTGGAGACATCGATACATTAGCTGACATCGCAGCGACGGTTGGCATTGAGAAAGAAAAAGCATTAGAAGTATTAAATGATAAATCTGCTTACTCTCAAGACGTAAAAGCAGACGAGAGTATGGCACGACAAATTGGGGTAACTGGCGTACCGTTCTTCGTAATAAATAATAAATATGCCATCTCTGGCGCACAACCACTAGAAACATTTGCTGGAGCTCTTCAAAAAGTTTGGGACGAAGAAAACCCAAAACCAATGTTTGAAGATCTATCGAGCGAAAATGGAGCAGTATGTACGGATGATAGCTGTGCCGTTCCGGATCGAAAGGAATAG
- a CDS encoding divergent PAP2 family protein: protein MINRAITTALVGIGAAQFLKVPLHYVETGIWDWKKLYGSGDMPSSHSSAVTSLTTYVALKKGIPSIDFGISSIFSIIVMYDAMGIRWQAGEIAIAVNDINEQMEKLAHEHPGFYHRKREKELKEMLGHLPIEVAGGAILGVAIGALSYLTDKKSKKHS, encoded by the coding sequence ATGATAAATCGTGCAATTACAACCGCTTTAGTAGGGATTGGGGCTGCCCAATTTTTAAAGGTACCGTTACATTATGTGGAGACAGGTATATGGGATTGGAAGAAACTGTACGGATCAGGAGATATGCCTAGTTCACACTCGTCTGCTGTGACCTCTCTTACAACATATGTAGCATTAAAAAAAGGAATTCCATCCATTGATTTTGGAATTAGCAGTATCTTCAGTATCATTGTTATGTATGATGCAATGGGAATACGGTGGCAGGCTGGAGAAATTGCGATTGCTGTTAATGATATAAATGAGCAGATGGAAAAACTCGCACATGAACACCCTGGTTTTTATCACAGAAAACGGGAAAAAGAATTAAAAGAAATGCTCGGGCACCTTCCTATTGAAGTCGCAGGTGGTGCTATTTTAGGAGTTGCGATTGGGGCATTAAGTTATCTAACGGATAAAAAATCCAAAAAACATAGTTAA
- the sspO gene encoding small acid-soluble spore protein O, with protein MADRKKDRLTSGPSDEQAVRNKLSRQFDHEAANEPLTAMEKAHNKKTKKRQ; from the coding sequence ATGGCAGACCGTAAAAAAGACCGATTAACAAGTGGACCAAGTGATGAGCAAGCGGTGCGTAATAAACTATCCAGACAATTTGATCACGAAGCAGCGAACGAACCGTTAACAGCAATGGAAAAAGCACATAATAAAAAAACCAAAAAAAGACAGTAA
- a CDS encoding MFS transporter, translated as MDKRVYLLTIVSFVVGMVELIIGGILDLVATDLHISIGKAGLLISMFSLVFAISAPILLTATSKYERKKVTLIFLFVFLIGNLVAVFSPSFGVLMLARIISAASGSLLVVLCVTIASNIVEKKYRARAIGIVFMGVSGSLVLGMPVGLMLGNAFGWRAPFILITLLTLCSIAGVYFLMEKVEPKPAVSIRKQLATLKNRRILFAQLTTFLFLAGHLTLYAFLTPFLKEMLGLNGTWVSIVYLIFGISAVAGGGIGGTLADKFGTKPTIIGVIVVFALAIFSIPYTTFSLPLFLIVMMIWGGLSWAITPATQSYLIEAAPETADIQQSLNNSALHFGIAFGSFIGGLVIEHASIEQNATFGGLFVLVALGAMGISMYRGMDSSTQVSDSY; from the coding sequence ATGGATAAACGTGTATATTTACTAACGATTGTTTCCTTTGTCGTGGGGATGGTCGAATTGATTATAGGTGGAATTTTAGATTTAGTAGCAACAGATTTGCATATTAGTATCGGAAAAGCTGGATTATTGATTTCTATGTTTTCCTTAGTTTTTGCGATATCTGCACCAATATTATTAACGGCAACCTCTAAGTATGAGCGTAAGAAGGTTACCCTCATCTTCTTGTTCGTTTTCTTAATTGGAAATTTGGTAGCTGTCTTTAGTCCTTCGTTCGGTGTTCTAATGCTAGCTAGAATTATTTCGGCAGCAAGTGGATCTTTGTTAGTTGTGCTATGTGTAACCATTGCATCCAACATTGTGGAGAAAAAATACCGTGCACGAGCAATTGGAATTGTCTTTATGGGAGTCAGTGGTTCCCTTGTACTAGGGATGCCGGTTGGACTAATGCTAGGAAACGCCTTTGGATGGCGAGCTCCTTTTATACTCATTACGCTCTTAACCCTTTGCTCCATTGCAGGAGTGTACTTCCTAATGGAAAAGGTTGAACCAAAGCCTGCTGTAAGTATTCGTAAACAACTGGCAACATTGAAAAATAGAAGAATTTTGTTTGCTCAGCTTACAACGTTCTTATTTTTAGCTGGGCACCTAACGTTATATGCTTTCTTAACACCATTTTTAAAAGAAATGTTAGGATTAAATGGTACTTGGGTTAGTATTGTGTACCTTATCTTTGGAATCTCTGCAGTAGCAGGCGGTGGAATTGGAGGAACGTTAGCGGATAAGTTTGGTACAAAACCAACGATCATTGGGGTTATCGTAGTCTTTGCACTCGCTATCTTCTCCATCCCTTATACGACTTTTTCTCTTCCACTCTTTTTGATTGTGATGATGATTTGGGGAGGGTTAAGCTGGGCGATTACACCAGCTACGCAAAGTTATCTTATCGAGGCTGCTCCGGAAACTGCTGATATTCAACAAAGTCTAAATAATTCAGCGCTACACTTTGGAATAGCTTTCGGTTCCTTTATTGGTGGTCTTGTCATTGAGCATGCTTCCATCGAACAAAATGCCACATTCGGCGGATTGTTTGTATTAGTTGCCTTAGGTGCTATGGGAATTTCTATGTATCGGGGTATGGACTCTTCTACACAAGTATCGGACAGTTATTAA
- a CDS encoding GTP pyrophosphokinase, with the protein MNQAGQNYLTQFKEAINELTRFTMVYKFAMDELNTKINILKEEFQYVHDYNPIEHCNSRLKSPESILQKVIRKNIDFSLPSIKENIKDIAGIRISCSFINDIYRISEMIEKQKDVEVVERKDYIKNPKPNGYQSLHLILKIPVFMSDREEDVYVELQIRTIAMDFWASLEHKIFYKYNKEIPERLTKDLKEAALSAAELDRKMESIHREVNHLKKVNEDSDLGDLLSLDIPKNMMQSILKDLSGSIKLP; encoded by the coding sequence ATGAATCAAGCTGGACAGAACTATCTAACACAATTTAAAGAAGCAATCAATGAGCTAACAAGATTTACGATGGTTTACAAATTCGCGATGGATGAATTAAATACAAAAATAAATATATTAAAAGAAGAATTTCAATATGTTCATGACTATAATCCAATTGAGCATTGTAACTCGAGATTAAAATCACCAGAAAGCATCCTACAAAAGGTGATCAGGAAAAACATCGATTTTTCGCTTCCATCCATAAAAGAGAATATTAAAGACATTGCAGGCATTCGAATTTCTTGTTCCTTTATCAACGATATCTACCGCATTAGTGAGATGATTGAGAAACAAAAAGATGTCGAAGTGGTGGAGCGAAAAGACTATATTAAAAACCCTAAACCAAATGGTTATCAAAGCCTTCATTTAATATTGAAAATACCTGTCTTCATGTCAGATCGAGAGGAAGACGTATATGTTGAGCTGCAAATTCGAACCATTGCGATGGACTTTTGGGCAAGCCTAGAGCATAAAATCTTCTATAAATATAATAAGGAGATTCCAGAAAGATTAACAAAGGACTTAAAGGAAGCAGCACTCTCAGCCGCCGAGTTGGATAGAAAAATGGAGAGTATTCATAGAGAAGTAAATCACCTGAAAAAGGTGAATGAGGATAGTGATTTAGGGGATTTATTATCCCTTGATATACCCAAAAATATGATGCAATCTATTTTGAAGGATTTAAGTGGCTCGATTAAATTGCCTTAA